From the genome of Myripristis murdjan chromosome 22, fMyrMur1.1, whole genome shotgun sequence, one region includes:
- the nkx2.4a gene encoding NK2 homeobox 4a isoform X1, producing MSLSPKHTTPFSVTDILSPIEETYKKFSGMDGAGNLTSPLGAYRQPQVSQTGMQQHSMGHNATVATTYHMPHTVSQFSHSAMGGYCNGSIGNMGDLPSYQESMRNSAAATGWYSANPDPRYSTISRFMGPSTGMNMTSMGSLTGMADATKSMPALHAAPRRKRRVLFSQAQVYELERRFKQQKYLSAPEREHLASMIHLTPTQVKIWFQNHRYKMKRQAKDKAAQQLQQQQQDGNLCQQQAQSPRRVAVPVLVKDGKPCQNGSNTPTPSQQQVQQQSQQQSQQQNGSGVVLATSTNAISQHQSQQQVNALVQAQELEEMSPSPPSLHSQLNMAQIDTSAVDYTSNMVSSNLLYGRTW from the exons ATGTCGTTGAGCCCAAAGCACACAACGCCTTTCTCAGTGACAGATATTTTGAGTCCAATCGAGGAGACCTACAAGAAGTTTAGTGGCATGGACGGCGCAGGGAACCTAACCTCTCCACTGGGAGCCTACCGACAGCCTCAGGTGTCTCAGACCGGCATGCAACAGCACTCCATGGGCCACAACGCCACCGTGGCCACTACCTACCACATGCCACACACTGTCTCCCAGTTCTCCCACAGCGCAATGGGGGGATACTGCAATGGGAGCATTGGCAACATGGGAGACCTCCCGTCGTACCAGGAAAGCATGCGGAACAGTGCAGCTGCAACAGGGTGGTACAGCGCCAACCCTGATCCAAGATACTCCACAA ttTCTAGATTCATGGGACCTTCCACAGGTATGAACATGACCAGCATGGGGAGTCTCACGGGAATGGCGGACGCCACCAAATCCATGCCAGCTCTCCACGCTGCGCCCAGGAGGAAACGGCGCGTCCTGTTCTCCCAGGCTCAGGTCTACGAGCTGGAGAGGAGATTTAAGCAACAGAAGTACCTGTCGGCGCCGGAGAGGGAGCACCTGGCCAGCATGATCCACCTGACGCCGACCCAGGTGAAGATCTGGTTTCAGAACCACCGGTACAAGATGAAGCGGCAGGCCAAGGACAAGGCggctcagcagctgcagcagcagcagcaggacggtAACCTGTGCCAGCAACAGGCGCAGTCCCCGCGGCGCGTCGCCGTACCAGTTTTGGTGAAGGACGGTAAACCGTGCCAGAACGGCTCCAACACGCCGACACCGAGCCAGCAGCAGGTACAACAACAGAGCCAACAACAGAGCCAGCAACAGAACGGATCCGGAGTCGTGCTCGCAACCTCCACCAACGCCATCAGCCAGCATCAAAGCCAGCAGCAGGTCAACGCCTTGGTCCAGGcccaggagctggaggagatgtCGCCCAGCCCCCCCTCTCTGCACAGCCAGCTCAACATGGCCCAGATAGACACCTCTGCTGTAGATTACACCAGTAACATGGTCAGCTCAAACCTCCTCTACGGCAGAACGTGGTAG
- the nkx2.4a gene encoding NK2 homeobox 4a isoform X2 has protein sequence MSLSPKHTTPFSVTDILSPIEETYKKFSGMDGAGNLTSPLGAYRQPQVSQTGMQQHSMGHNATVATTYHMPHTVSQFSHSAMGGYCNGSIGNMGDLPSYQESMRNSAAATGWYSANPDPRYSTISRFMGPSTGMNMTSMGSLTGMADATKSMPALHAAPRRKRRVLFSQAQVYELERRFKQQKYLSAPEREHLASMIHLTPTQVKIWFQNHRYKMKRQAKDKAAQQLQQQQQDGNLCQQQAQSPRRVAVPVLVKDGKPCQNGSNTPTPSQQQQQVNALVQAQELEEMSPSPPSLHSQLNMAQIDTSAVDYTSNMVSSNLLYGRTW, from the exons ATGTCGTTGAGCCCAAAGCACACAACGCCTTTCTCAGTGACAGATATTTTGAGTCCAATCGAGGAGACCTACAAGAAGTTTAGTGGCATGGACGGCGCAGGGAACCTAACCTCTCCACTGGGAGCCTACCGACAGCCTCAGGTGTCTCAGACCGGCATGCAACAGCACTCCATGGGCCACAACGCCACCGTGGCCACTACCTACCACATGCCACACACTGTCTCCCAGTTCTCCCACAGCGCAATGGGGGGATACTGCAATGGGAGCATTGGCAACATGGGAGACCTCCCGTCGTACCAGGAAAGCATGCGGAACAGTGCAGCTGCAACAGGGTGGTACAGCGCCAACCCTGATCCAAGATACTCCACAA ttTCTAGATTCATGGGACCTTCCACAGGTATGAACATGACCAGCATGGGGAGTCTCACGGGAATGGCGGACGCCACCAAATCCATGCCAGCTCTCCACGCTGCGCCCAGGAGGAAACGGCGCGTCCTGTTCTCCCAGGCTCAGGTCTACGAGCTGGAGAGGAGATTTAAGCAACAGAAGTACCTGTCGGCGCCGGAGAGGGAGCACCTGGCCAGCATGATCCACCTGACGCCGACCCAGGTGAAGATCTGGTTTCAGAACCACCGGTACAAGATGAAGCGGCAGGCCAAGGACAAGGCggctcagcagctgcagcagcagcagcaggacggtAACCTGTGCCAGCAACAGGCGCAGTCCCCGCGGCGCGTCGCCGTACCAGTTTTGGTGAAGGACGGTAAACCGTGCCAGAACGGCTCCAACACGCCGACACCGAGCCAGCAGCAG CAGCAGGTCAACGCCTTGGTCCAGGcccaggagctggaggagatgtCGCCCAGCCCCCCCTCTCTGCACAGCCAGCTCAACATGGCCCAGATAGACACCTCTGCTGTAGATTACACCAGTAACATGGTCAGCTCAAACCTCCTCTACGGCAGAACGTGGTAG